The Neoarius graeffei isolate fNeoGra1 chromosome 25, fNeoGra1.pri, whole genome shotgun sequence genome includes a region encoding these proteins:
- the LOC132873774 gene encoding uncharacterized protein LOC132873774, giving the protein MKTYYQLCVLVALVFTVHSNPVPQPTEKDEEFAKNYLKKLYNMEEENKSSFGHTVSEMSMRLSEMQQFFALKVTGTLDAETLEMMKKPRCGVPDVAAYKTRDATYKWTKNKLTYRIENYTPDMPKAEVEKSIARALKVWARVTPLKFTRIYSGVADIRISFTTGDHGDGYPLDGPGNILAHAFYPGNNIGGDAHFDDDETFTFGSSEAYNLFLVAAHEFGHSLGLEHSNVFGALMYPIYSYTNVKNYVLPRDDVQRIQALYGSNPHKLDEPEPTPPVTPDACDPNLVLDAVTTLRGEKLFFKDGVFWRSSPYISTIEQYPIKYFWPKLPDNIDASFENPSKDLVYIFQGERVWLVRAYDIVKTESLRSFGFPATVKKIDAALYDKKTGKALLFVGSSYYSYDMNNEKMDWDDPKPVEQSFPGMKGKVTAALQENGYSYLFSGPKVFQFNNGRLQNVLNNKFFLNLSLSFSFKIHAMALLSFAQLEKYISSLLVGHTSSFHTAAHKTSLFTSGSASNWTDVSCMTAGHWTSGEDILLNIPLDSQSSFHGKQIPAEVQHLNIFGSIFLRDLGEDRTVIAHPLIESESTFGTHVSELLHRSRNSEEESLKMRHMAILVLMLTACLVLCSGVPATSTVDQEKAEQYLKQFYSDPNALSIRGRQVEVQDFETNLKKMQEFFGLQVTGKLDTNTIEVMERPRCGVSDVSNFKHFDGKPKWEKKTITYRITQYTPDLSRRKVDATIAQAFKLYSDVTPLNFKQIDSGTADIMILFKARYHGDFYPFDGQGGVLAHATSPGPNDGGDAHFDEDENWTLSSAGANLLFVAAHEFGHALGLAHSRDPSALMYPTYKYVNTHRYQLPLDDKQGIQALYGARQSPDPQPKPQPEPNPEPAEPPVRCDRDLVFDAATSIRGELYFFKNEYYWKKSSLLNDVPQTLIRSTWPSITSVDAAYELRARGISFFFKGQYYWGVTATSILPGYPKHISQFGFPASVTKIDAVVHVTFTRYTLFFTGQKYWSFNENTRQMDAGYPKSIYVGFPGIGSKVDAAFENYGFLYFSDGSRQTEYNFWRRTVNRVLLNYGWLNCY; this is encoded by the exons atgaagaCTTACTACCAGTTGTGTGTCCTCGTTGCCCTGGTGTTCACGGTTCACTCAAATCCTGTACCACAGCCGACTGAGAAGGATGAAGAGTTTGCAAAG AAttacttgaaaaaactgtacaacatGGAAGAGGAGAACAAGTCGTCCTTTGGGCATACGGTCAGTGAGATGAGCATGAGGCTGAGTGAGATGCAGCAGTTTTTTGCGTTAAAGGTGACAGGAACTCTGGACGCTGAAACGCTGGAGATGATGAAGAAGCCTCGCTGTGGAGTTCCAGATGTGGCTGCGTACAAAACCAGAGATGCCACTTACAAATGGACTAAAAACAAGTTGACCTACAG gaTTGAGAATTACACTCCCGATATGCCTAAGGCTGAGGTGGAGAAATCCATCGCGAGAGCGCTGAAAGTCTGGGCTCGTGTCACTCCTCTGAAGTTCACCCGCATCTACAGCGGTGTAGCTGACATCAGGATCTCTTTTACTACCGGAG ATCATGGTGATGGCTACCCACTTGATGGGCCTGGTAATATCTTGGCTCATGCATTTTATCCCGGAAATAACATTGGTGGAGACGCCCATTTCGATGATGATGAGACGTTCACCTTCGGGTCTTCTGAGG CATACAACTTGTTCTTGGTGGCTGCTCATGAATTTGGACACTCTTTGGGCCTTGAACATTCCAATGTTTTTGGTGCTCTGATGTATCCAATATACAGCTACACCAATGTGAAAAATTATGTTCTGCCCAGAGATGATGTTCAAAGAATTCAGGCTCTGTATG GCTCAAACCCCCACAAACTTGATGAGCCTGAGCCCACACCTCCAGTCACCCCTGATGCCTGTGACCCCAATCTGGTCCTGGATGCTGTTACAACTCTGCGTGGAGAGAAGTTATTCTTCAAAGACGG GGTGTTCTGGCGCAGCTCCCCTTATATCAGCACAATTGAGCAATACCCGATCAAATACTTCTGGCCAAAACTTCCTGATAATATTGATGCTTCTTTTGAGAATCCATCAAAGGATTTAGTGTACATCTTTCAAG GTGAGAGGGTCTGGCTTGTCCGTGCTTATGACATTGTGAAAACCGAGAGTCTCAGGAGCTTCGGTTTTCCAGCTACAGTGAAGAAGATTGACGCTGCCCTTTATGACAAGAAAACTGGAAAGGCATTGCTTTTTGTTGGCAGCTCATACTACAG CTATGACATGAACAATGAGAAGATGGACTGGGATGACCCAAAACCAGTGGAACAAAGTTTCCCAGGAATGAAAGGAAAAGTTACTGCAGCTTTACAGGAAAATG GTTATTCATACCTCTTCAGTGGGCCAAAAGTTTTCCAGTTCAACAATGGAAGGCTGCAAAATGTGCTGAACAACAAGTTCTTCTTGAA CTTAAGTCTTTCTTTTAGTTTCAAGATCCATGCCATGGCTCTTTTAAGCTTTGCCCAGCTGGAGAAGTACATCAGCAGCTTACTGGTGGGACACACCTCTTCCTTCCATACAGCTGCACACAAAACCTCGCTCTTCACCTCTGGATCAGCTTCTAACTGGACAGATGTTTCATGCATGACTGCAGGCCACTGGACTTCAG GTGAAGACATCCTGCTCAACATCCCACTGGACTCCCAGAGCTCTTTCCATGGAAAGCAGATCCCGGCTGAGGTCCAGCATCTTAACATCTTTGGCTCGATTTTCCTCAGGGATCTGGGAGAGGACAGAACGGTCATTGCACACCCACTTATCGAGTCTGAATCCACCTTTGGCACACACGTCAGTGAGCTGCTG CATCGCTCGAGGAATTCAGAAGAAGAAAGTTTGAAGATGAGGCACATGGCCATTCTTGTGCTGATGCTCACAGCATGTCTGGTGCTTTGCAGTGGCGTCCCTGCGACGTCCACAGTGGATCAGGAGAAAGCTGAG CAATATCTGAAACAGTTCTACTCGGATCCCAACGCTCTGTCCATCagagggagacaagtggaagTGCAGGACTTTGAGACCAACCTGAAGAAAATGCAGGAGTTTTTTGGGCTCCAGGTGACGGGCAAGCTCGACACAAACACCATCGAGGTGATGGAGAGGCCACGTTGTGGTGTTTCCGATGTTTCCAATTTTAAACATTTCGATGGCAAGCCTAAGTGGGAGAAAAAGACCATTACATACAG AATAACGCAGTACACACCAGATCTGAGCCGGAGGAAAGTGGACGCCACGATTGCTCAGGCATTCAAACTCTACAGCGACGTCACTCCACTCAACTTTAAGCAGATCGACAGTGGCACGGCCGACATCATGATTCTCTTCAAAGCCCGAT ATCACGGAGATTTTTACCCATTCGATGGGCAGGGCGGTGTTCTGGCTCACGCCACATCCCCTGGTCCTAATGACGGAGGGGACGCCCACTTCGATGAGGATGAGAACTGGACTCTGAGCTCAGCAG GTGCGAACTTGCTCTTTGTGGCTGCCCATGAGTTTGGCCACGCACTCGGACTGGCTCACTCACGGGATCCCTCGGCACTGATGTATCCTACATACAAATATGTCAACACTCACAGATACCAGCTGCCTCTGGACGATAAACAAGGAATCCAGGCACTTTATG GTGCTCGTCAATCCCCAGATCCGCAACCCAAACCACAGCCTGAACCAAACCCGGAACCAGCAGAACCACCAGTGCGATGCGATCGGGATTTGGTGTTCGATGCTGCAACCAGCATAAGAGGAGAGCTTTATTTCTTCAAGAATGA GTATTACTGGAAGAAAAGCAGCCTGCTGAACGATGTTCCACAGACACTCATCAGGTCCACGTGGCCCTCCATCACGTCCGTCGATGCAGCTTATGAGCTCAGAGCGAGAGGCATCAGTTTCTTTTTTAAAG gtcagtACTACTGGGGTGTGACAGCAACCTCCATCTTACCCGGATATCCGAAGCACATTTCACAGTTTGGCTTTCCAGCATCAGTCACGAAGATTGACGCTGTGGTGCACGTGACCTTCACGAGATACACTCTGTTCTTTACTGGTCAAAAATACTGGAg CTTTAATGAGAACACCAGACAGATGGACGCTGGTTACCCCAAATCCATTTATGTAGGTTTCCCAGGAATCGGCTCCAAAGTGGATGCTGCTTTTGAAAATTACG GTTTCCTGTATTTCTCTGATGGATCCAGACAA